A portion of the Microbacterium hominis genome contains these proteins:
- a CDS encoding sensor histidine kinase — protein sequence MDTTQLALLALLAGVVIGGSVAAVLVLALRARDRARVESSTVIPEGVREVLHGMDDPVVVADRSYTVQAASVSAVPFGLPEGSALPNELRALVRTVRDSQVTATDTLRLRRGAPPAEPRLVAVRASRISPRLTLLVLRDITERERVEQMRRDFVANTSHELKTPVGAVSLLAEAIESAADDPEQVRDFASRLTAEAARLAGLTSRIMNLSRLQAADDLTADNDVAVDEIVAWAIDAHAVQAASAGVTLKRGGWRGLHVRGDAQVLSEAVGNLLSNAIAYSPAGSDVGVGVNAVDGVVEIAVTDRGIGISEADQDRVFERFYRADQARSRRTGGSGLGLSIVKHAVQRHGGEVRVWSRPGRGSTFTIRLPQGETPPDQPAPRRKPKKKRKRAIESTPPYHSAVATAAPRNGEPA from the coding sequence ATGGATACGACGCAGCTCGCGCTGCTCGCACTCCTCGCGGGAGTCGTGATCGGCGGCTCCGTTGCCGCTGTGCTCGTGTTGGCTCTGCGAGCCCGCGATCGGGCCCGGGTCGAATCGTCGACCGTGATTCCCGAGGGCGTGCGCGAGGTGCTGCACGGCATGGACGACCCGGTGGTCGTCGCGGACCGCTCGTACACGGTGCAGGCGGCATCGGTCTCCGCCGTCCCGTTCGGCCTGCCCGAGGGATCGGCCCTGCCCAACGAGCTCCGCGCCCTCGTGCGCACGGTGCGCGACTCGCAGGTGACCGCCACCGACACGCTGCGTCTGCGCCGGGGAGCGCCGCCGGCCGAGCCCCGTCTGGTCGCCGTGCGCGCCAGCCGGATCTCGCCGCGGCTGACCCTCCTCGTGCTGCGCGACATCACCGAGCGAGAGCGCGTCGAGCAGATGCGCCGTGACTTCGTGGCCAACACGAGTCACGAGCTGAAGACCCCGGTCGGCGCGGTCAGCCTCCTGGCCGAGGCGATCGAGTCGGCCGCCGACGACCCCGAGCAGGTCCGCGACTTCGCCTCGCGGCTCACCGCGGAGGCGGCGCGGCTGGCCGGTCTCACCTCGCGCATCATGAACCTCTCACGGCTGCAGGCGGCCGACGACCTCACGGCCGACAACGACGTTGCCGTCGATGAGATCGTCGCGTGGGCGATCGACGCCCACGCGGTGCAGGCGGCCTCCGCCGGCGTGACGCTCAAGCGCGGGGGATGGCGCGGGCTCCACGTGCGCGGCGACGCGCAGGTGCTGAGCGAAGCGGTGGGCAATCTGCTCTCCAACGCGATCGCCTACTCGCCGGCGGGCAGCGACGTCGGCGTGGGCGTGAACGCCGTCGACGGCGTCGTCGAGATCGCCGTCACCGATCGCGGCATCGGCATCTCCGAGGCGGATCAGGATCGGGTCTTCGAGCGGTTCTACCGCGCCGATCAGGCGCGCTCGCGGCGCACGGGCGGATCGGGGCTGGGGCTGTCGATCGTCAAGCACGCCGTCCAGCGCCACGGCGGCGAGGTGCGCGTGTGGTCGAGGCCCGGACGAGGTTCCACTTTCACCATCCGCCTCCCGCAGGGCGAGACGCCCCCCGATCAGCCGGCGCCCCGACGCAAGCCCAAGAAGAAGCGCAAGCGGGCGATCGAGTCGACGCCCCCGTACCACTCGGCCGTCGCCACGGCCGCACCCCGAAACGGAGAACCCGCATGA
- the ispD gene encoding 2-C-methyl-D-erythritol 4-phosphate cytidylyltransferase → MVTITPSPRIAVIVVAGGSGTRLGAHAPKAFVGIDDRTILRHCLGNVFAAPLAQVVIVAPAGREGDALTEAYDAAGTRRDLVSVVTGGATRQSSVDAGLAAVWAEVEIVLVHDAARALTPPDVFARVVDAIEDGHPGALPVQPVVDTIKRVESGVVVGVVDRAELSAAQTPQGFRRDVLVEAYAAATADFTDDAALVATRGHVVAAVDGDDLAFKITTPADLERARGLVAPRRDAHRAPSVERAPALPRIGIGTDVHGYGGEGDLWLAGLHWPGERALSGHSDGDAVSHAIVDALLSAAGLGDIGTHFGTDRPEYAGAHADAFLARTHALVAEAGFRIGNVAVQFQANRPRLAGRRADAEQALSAALGGAPVTLSATTTDGLAFTGRGEGVAAYAVALILPV, encoded by the coding sequence ATGGTGACCATCACCCCTTCTCCCCGCATCGCCGTCATCGTCGTGGCCGGCGGCTCCGGGACGCGACTCGGGGCGCATGCTCCGAAAGCCTTCGTCGGCATCGATGACCGCACGATCCTGCGGCACTGCCTCGGCAATGTGTTCGCCGCGCCGCTCGCGCAGGTCGTGATCGTGGCGCCCGCCGGGCGCGAGGGTGACGCGCTGACCGAGGCGTATGACGCGGCCGGCACGCGCCGCGATCTCGTCTCGGTCGTCACCGGGGGCGCGACCCGGCAGTCGTCCGTGGATGCGGGTCTGGCGGCCGTGTGGGCCGAGGTCGAGATCGTGCTGGTGCACGATGCGGCCCGCGCGCTCACGCCTCCGGACGTGTTCGCCCGTGTCGTCGACGCCATCGAGGACGGGCACCCCGGCGCGCTCCCGGTGCAGCCGGTGGTCGACACGATCAAGCGCGTCGAGTCAGGGGTCGTGGTGGGGGTGGTCGACCGGGCCGAACTCTCCGCCGCCCAGACGCCGCAGGGATTCCGCCGTGACGTGCTGGTCGAGGCATATGCCGCCGCGACCGCCGACTTCACCGACGATGCCGCGCTCGTGGCGACCCGCGGGCACGTCGTGGCCGCGGTCGACGGCGACGACCTCGCGTTCAAGATCACGACGCCCGCCGACCTCGAGCGGGCGCGCGGCCTCGTCGCCCCGCGCAGGGATGCCCATCGGGCGCCGTCCGTGGAGCGCGCTCCGGCGCTGCCGCGCATCGGAATCGGCACCGACGTGCACGGCTACGGCGGCGAGGGCGATCTGTGGCTGGCCGGACTGCACTGGCCGGGCGAGCGTGCGCTCTCCGGTCACTCCGACGGCGACGCGGTGTCGCACGCCATCGTCGACGCGCTGCTGTCGGCGGCGGGGCTCGGCGACATCGGCACGCACTTCGGCACCGACCGCCCCGAGTACGCGGGGGCGCACGCCGACGCCTTCCTCGCACGTACGCACGCGCTCGTCGCCGAGGCGGGCTTCCGCATCGGCAACGTCGCCGTGCAGTTTCAGGCGAACAGGCCGCGGCTGGCGGGCCGGCGCGCCGACGCCGAGCAGGCGCTGTCGGCGGCGCTCGGGGGAGCGCCCGTGACCCTGTCGGCGACCACCACCGACGGCCTCGCCTTCACCGGTCGCGGCGAAGGGGTGGCTGCGTACGCCGTGGCGCTGATCCTGCCGGTCTGA
- a CDS encoding DMT family transporter encodes MHVLAVLAAALLFGTTGTSQALGPDDTTPLSIGVMRMVIGGTGLALLAFTLAARHARRRPPSEAALRLGLAPLSLMILTGACLALYQPLFFLGTERNGVAVGTVVALGSAPILAGLLEWALTRRVPSGTWMIATALATLGVVFLGVGGSADAAGAGTDPVGLLGSIGAGASFAVIANAQRRLLDAGWDPFTVVGAMGASSAALCALALPFVDVSWLSSPGGWPMALWLGLATISIAYVLFTWGLSGLTAATAATLTLGEPLTAGILGITVLSERLSVLAIIGLVVLGAGLALLAWGSRQPRDAEPFAVEG; translated from the coding sequence GTGCATGTGCTCGCCGTCCTCGCCGCTGCGCTCCTGTTCGGGACCACCGGAACCTCTCAGGCGCTCGGACCCGATGACACCACGCCGCTGTCCATCGGCGTGATGCGCATGGTCATCGGCGGAACCGGGCTGGCGCTGCTGGCGTTCACCCTCGCCGCACGACATGCCCGTCGGCGCCCGCCCAGCGAAGCGGCCCTGCGCCTCGGCCTCGCACCGCTGTCGCTCATGATCCTCACCGGCGCGTGCCTGGCGCTCTACCAGCCGCTGTTCTTCCTCGGCACCGAGCGCAACGGCGTGGCGGTGGGCACCGTGGTGGCGCTCGGGTCCGCGCCGATCCTCGCGGGACTGCTGGAGTGGGCCCTCACCCGCCGCGTCCCCTCCGGCACCTGGATGATCGCGACCGCACTGGCCACGCTCGGCGTGGTGTTCCTCGGTGTCGGCGGCTCCGCCGACGCCGCCGGAGCCGGCACCGACCCGGTAGGGCTGCTCGGCTCGATCGGAGCGGGGGCCTCGTTCGCCGTCATCGCGAACGCGCAGCGCCGGCTGCTGGATGCCGGGTGGGATCCGTTCACCGTCGTGGGCGCGATGGGCGCGAGCTCGGCGGCGCTGTGCGCCCTGGCGCTGCCCTTCGTCGACGTGTCGTGGCTCTCCTCGCCGGGCGGGTGGCCGATGGCGCTGTGGCTGGGGCTCGCCACGATCTCGATCGCCTATGTGCTGTTCACGTGGGGTCTGAGCGGGCTCACCGCCGCCACCGCCGCCACCCTCACCCTCGGCGAGCCGCTGACTGCCGGCATCCTGGGCATCACCGTGCTGAGCGAGCGCCTCTCCGTGCTCGCGATCATCGGGCTCGTCGTGCTCGGAGCCGGACTGGCCCTCCTCGCGTGGGGCTCGCGTCAGCCGCGCGACGCCGAGCCGTTCGCGGTGGAGGGCTGA
- a CDS encoding class I SAM-dependent methyltransferase, with protein MGTAGAPIGQITRGTTGTNRLRRVDRWIARHPVLRRAADPLVVDLGYGASAVTPLELHARLAGARPDVEVLGLEIDPARVARARAQLAAVQAGRTSFAPDARVSFGRGGFEVPVPGGRRPAIIRAFNVLRQYDEHEVAAAWESMTSRLAPEGLLVEGTCDELGRIATWVALGADGAPRTLTVSLRLAGLEHPSIAAERLPKALIHRNVAGERVHAFLTALDVGWERASAVSTFGPVHRWQTAIEGLSAAGWPVRERGRWRLGEVTVPWEAVAPSA; from the coding sequence ATGGGCACCGCGGGAGCGCCGATCGGGCAGATCACCCGGGGCACCACCGGGACCAATCGTCTCCGCCGGGTCGACCGCTGGATCGCCCGTCATCCCGTGCTCCGTCGCGCCGCCGATCCCCTCGTGGTCGACCTCGGCTACGGTGCGAGCGCCGTCACGCCGCTCGAGCTCCACGCCCGGCTGGCCGGCGCCCGGCCCGATGTGGAGGTGCTGGGGCTCGAGATCGACCCCGCGCGCGTGGCGCGGGCGCGCGCTCAGCTGGCGGCGGTGCAGGCGGGACGCACCTCGTTCGCCCCCGACGCGCGGGTGTCGTTCGGGCGGGGCGGGTTCGAGGTGCCCGTCCCCGGCGGACGCCGGCCCGCGATCATCCGGGCCTTCAACGTGCTCCGCCAGTACGACGAGCACGAGGTCGCCGCGGCGTGGGAGTCGATGACCTCGCGGCTGGCTCCCGAGGGTCTGCTGGTGGAGGGCACGTGCGATGAGCTGGGCAGGATCGCGACCTGGGTCGCGCTGGGCGCCGACGGGGCGCCGCGCACGCTGACCGTGTCGCTGCGCCTGGCCGGGCTCGAGCATCCCTCGATCGCCGCGGAGCGGCTTCCCAAGGCGCTCATCCACCGGAATGTCGCCGGGGAGCGGGTGCACGCATTCCTCACGGCGCTCGACGTGGGCTGGGAGCGTGCCTCCGCGGTCTCGACCTTCGGCCCGGTGCACCGCTGGCAGACGGCGATCGAGGGGCTGTCAGCGGCCGGCTGGCCCGTGCGCGAACGCGGGCGCTGGCGGCTGGGCGAAGTCACCGTGCCCTGGGAGGCGGTCGCGCCGTCGGCGTGA
- the cysS gene encoding cysteine--tRNA ligase, which translates to MTVRLYDTKAQALRDFVPIDPANVTIYVCGPTVQSGPHIGHLRGALSFDILRRWLSHRFGRTTFVRNVTDIDDKVLANASDDEPWWALAYRMELAFTRAYGAVGILPPTYEPRATASIPQMQEMVQRLIDAGHAYPADPGTDAAGDVYFDVRSWGDYGSLTNQSIDAMEAAEDADPRGKRDARDFALWKGAKAGEPASATWDSPWGPGRPGWHIECSAMSRRYLGAQFDIHGGGLDLRFPHHENELAQSTAAGDAFARYWVHNGLVTVGGQKMSKSLFNFILADDVLSVRDPLTVRYALGAAHYRSSLDITESTFDEADAALDRIRTFLERAARADGHPGRYADAELPEAFAVAMDDDLGVPQALAVVHETVRAGNVALDAGDTDAAARAAGQVSAMTSVLGVNPLEAPWTTADGSGAASALDTLVQTMIAQRAAARAEKDWAAADRIRDAIAAAGIALEDSADGTHWSLDG; encoded by the coding sequence GTGACCGTCAGGCTCTACGACACCAAGGCGCAGGCGTTGCGCGACTTCGTGCCGATCGACCCCGCGAATGTCACGATCTACGTCTGCGGTCCGACGGTGCAGTCGGGCCCCCACATCGGGCACCTCCGCGGTGCGCTGAGCTTCGACATCCTCCGTCGATGGCTCTCCCACAGGTTCGGGCGCACGACCTTCGTGCGCAACGTGACCGACATCGACGACAAGGTGCTGGCCAACGCCTCCGACGACGAGCCCTGGTGGGCGCTCGCCTATCGCATGGAGCTCGCCTTCACGCGCGCCTACGGCGCCGTCGGGATCCTTCCCCCGACGTACGAGCCGCGGGCCACGGCATCCATTCCGCAGATGCAGGAGATGGTGCAGCGGCTCATCGACGCAGGTCACGCCTACCCCGCGGACCCCGGGACGGATGCCGCCGGAGACGTCTACTTCGACGTGCGGTCGTGGGGGGACTACGGCTCGCTCACCAACCAGAGCATCGACGCGATGGAAGCGGCTGAGGACGCCGATCCGCGCGGAAAGCGGGACGCGCGGGACTTCGCGCTGTGGAAGGGCGCGAAGGCGGGTGAGCCGGCGTCGGCGACGTGGGACTCGCCGTGGGGGCCGGGCCGGCCGGGCTGGCACATCGAGTGCTCGGCGATGTCGCGCCGCTACCTCGGGGCCCAGTTCGACATCCACGGAGGCGGGCTCGACCTGCGGTTCCCGCATCACGAGAACGAGCTCGCCCAGTCGACGGCGGCGGGCGACGCGTTCGCGCGCTACTGGGTGCACAACGGGCTGGTGACCGTCGGCGGGCAGAAGATGTCGAAGTCGCTGTTCAACTTCATCCTCGCCGACGACGTGCTCTCGGTCCGCGACCCGCTCACGGTGCGGTACGCCCTCGGGGCGGCGCACTACCGGTCGAGCCTGGACATCACCGAATCGACCTTCGACGAGGCCGACGCCGCACTCGATCGGATCCGGACGTTCCTCGAGCGGGCGGCGAGGGCCGATGGCCACCCGGGGCGGTACGCCGACGCGGAGCTGCCCGAGGCCTTCGCGGTCGCCATGGACGACGACCTGGGGGTTCCGCAGGCCCTCGCCGTCGTGCACGAGACCGTACGGGCGGGCAACGTCGCCCTCGACGCCGGCGACACCGACGCCGCCGCACGCGCGGCTGGACAGGTCTCCGCGATGACGTCGGTGCTCGGGGTGAACCCGCTCGAGGCGCCGTGGACCACCGCAGACGGATCGGGCGCGGCATCCGCCCTCGACACGCTCGTGCAGACGATGATCGCCCAGCGCGCCGCGGCGCGGGCGGAGAAGGACTGGGCCGCGGCCGATCGCATCCGCGATGCGATCGCCGCGGCAGGGATCGCGCTGGAAGACAGCGCCGACGGAACACATTGGAGTCTCGATGGCTAA
- a CDS encoding response regulator transcription factor has product MTRVLIVEDEPDLADPLAYLLRREGYEVDIAEDGPAALAVFREQGADIVLLDLMLPGMPGTEVCRQIRITSTVPIIMLTAKDTEVDIVVGLELGADDYMTKPYSSRELLARMRAVLRRHAPAEPDLEERVLDGGRVVLDIDRHTVAVAGSEISMPLKEFELLEVLMRNSGRVLTRGQLIDRVWGSDYYGDTKTLDVHIKRIRSRIEVTPSEPTMLVTVRGLGYRFEG; this is encoded by the coding sequence ATGACACGCGTCCTGATCGTCGAGGACGAGCCGGACCTGGCCGATCCGCTGGCCTACCTGCTGCGCCGCGAAGGATACGAGGTCGACATCGCCGAGGACGGTCCGGCTGCGCTCGCCGTCTTCCGCGAGCAGGGGGCCGACATCGTCCTGCTGGACCTGATGCTTCCGGGGATGCCGGGGACCGAGGTGTGCCGGCAGATCCGCATCACCTCGACCGTGCCGATCATCATGCTGACCGCGAAGGACACCGAGGTCGACATCGTGGTGGGGCTGGAGCTCGGCGCGGACGACTACATGACCAAGCCGTACTCGTCGAGAGAGCTGCTGGCGCGCATGCGCGCCGTGCTGCGGCGCCACGCGCCTGCGGAGCCCGACCTCGAGGAGCGGGTGCTCGACGGTGGCCGCGTGGTGCTGGACATCGACCGTCACACCGTGGCGGTCGCGGGCAGCGAGATCAGCATGCCGCTGAAGGAATTCGAGCTGCTCGAGGTGCTGATGCGCAATTCGGGCCGCGTGCTCACGCGGGGCCAGCTCATCGATCGCGTGTGGGGGAGCGACTACTACGGCGACACCAAGACCCTCGATGTGCACATCAAGCGGATCCGGTCGCGCATCGAGGTGACGCCGTCGGAGCCCACGATGCTCGTGACCGTGCGCGGCCTCGGGTACCGATTCGAGGGCTGA
- the phoU gene encoding phosphate signaling complex protein PhoU, translating to MREVFHQSLEDVRHRLVEISELVTVAIDKATRAFATSDVTLAEEVIENDAVIDEKALSLDELAIEILARQQPVARDLRIVVSALRVSASLERMGDIAEHIAQLTRMRYPERAIPKGLKSTFTKMGELDVEVAEKLTELLRTEELALVAELRNADDKLDELHVSVFEKVLSDSWQGEASATIDATLASRYLERFGDHAVSVAKKVSYLATGDWRTETDTVDVIAFPSP from the coding sequence ATGCGCGAAGTCTTCCACCAGTCACTCGAAGACGTCCGGCACCGACTCGTCGAGATCTCGGAGCTCGTCACGGTCGCGATCGACAAGGCGACCCGCGCCTTCGCCACGAGCGATGTCACGTTGGCGGAGGAGGTCATCGAGAACGACGCGGTGATCGATGAGAAGGCGCTGTCCCTCGACGAGCTGGCGATCGAGATCCTCGCCCGTCAGCAGCCCGTCGCCCGCGATCTGCGCATCGTCGTCAGCGCGCTGCGCGTGAGCGCCTCGCTCGAGCGCATGGGCGACATCGCCGAGCACATCGCCCAGCTGACCCGCATGCGCTACCCCGAGCGAGCGATCCCGAAGGGCCTCAAGTCGACGTTCACCAAGATGGGCGAGCTCGACGTCGAGGTGGCCGAGAAGCTCACCGAGCTGCTGCGCACCGAGGAGCTCGCCCTCGTCGCCGAGCTGCGCAACGCCGACGACAAGCTCGACGAGCTCCACGTCTCGGTCTTCGAGAAGGTGCTCAGCGACAGCTGGCAGGGTGAAGCCAGCGCGACGATCGACGCGACCCTGGCCAGCCGCTACCTCGAGCGCTTCGGCGACCACGCCGTCTCGGTCGCCAAGAAGGTCTCCTACCTCGCGACCGGCGACTGGCGCACCGAGACCGACACCGTCGACGTGATCGCGTTCCCCTCACCCTGA
- a CDS encoding DNA modification methylase: MPSADLGGSVKSRLIASTIVGAAIVFATTGCTFITPQSTEIEYSASDGVNVPLEGQVAIRNAQIVATEDGAEGNFIAAFVNESDESATVNMEFGEGSSVIRQTVRIPANSSVSLGVDGEEPLLLEGLDTAPGEDIPGYFEVGDASSLISVPVLDGTLPYLEPYVP; this comes from the coding sequence GTGCCGTCAGCCGATCTGGGAGGATCCGTGAAATCGCGTCTCATCGCGTCGACCATCGTCGGCGCAGCCATCGTCTTCGCGACCACGGGCTGCACCTTCATCACACCGCAGTCCACCGAGATCGAATACTCGGCCTCCGACGGCGTCAACGTCCCGCTGGAGGGTCAGGTCGCGATCCGCAACGCGCAGATCGTCGCCACCGAAGACGGCGCTGAGGGCAACTTCATCGCCGCTTTCGTCAACGAGTCCGACGAGTCGGCCACCGTCAACATGGAGTTCGGCGAGGGCTCCTCGGTGATCCGCCAGACCGTGCGCATCCCGGCGAACTCGAGCGTCAGCCTCGGCGTCGACGGCGAGGAGCCGCTACTCCTGGAGGGTCTCGACACCGCTCCGGGCGAGGACATCCCGGGCTACTTCGAGGTCGGCGACGCGAGCAGCCTCATCTCGGTCCCGGTCCTCGACGGCACGCTCCCCTACCTGGAGCCCTACGTCCCCTGA
- a CDS encoding CarD family transcriptional regulator, whose protein sequence is MLFEVGETVVYPHHGAATIAEVKTRIIKGEEKVYLKLRVTQGDLTIEVPADNVDLVGVRDVIGKEGLERVFEVLRAPFTEEPTNWSRRYKANLEKLASGDVIKVSEVVRDLWRRDQDRGLSAGEKRMLAKAKQILISELALAEKTDEEKASVLLDEVLAS, encoded by the coding sequence ATGCTTTTTGAGGTTGGCGAAACGGTCGTCTACCCCCACCACGGGGCAGCCACGATCGCTGAAGTGAAGACCCGCATCATCAAAGGCGAAGAGAAGGTCTACCTGAAGCTCCGCGTCACCCAGGGCGACCTGACCATCGAGGTTCCCGCCGACAACGTCGATCTCGTCGGCGTCCGCGATGTGATCGGCAAGGAAGGGCTCGAGCGCGTGTTCGAGGTCCTTCGCGCGCCGTTCACCGAGGAGCCGACCAACTGGTCGCGCCGGTACAAGGCGAACCTCGAGAAGCTCGCCTCGGGTGACGTGATCAAGGTCAGCGAGGTCGTGCGCGACCTCTGGCGCCGCGACCAGGATCGCGGGCTCTCCGCGGGTGAGAAGCGCATGCTCGCCAAGGCGAAGCAGATCCTCATCTCCGAGCTCGCGCTGGCGGAGAAGACCGACGAAGAGAAGGCCAGCGTCCTCCTCGACGAGGTCCTCGCCAGCTGA
- a CDS encoding GNAT family N-acetyltransferase, whose product MRPGLTIRPDDLTGQATLRLIARHLAGMHDSSPAESVHALDAAALTHESISFWSAWEGDRLAGIGALKTLDAARGEIKSMRVDDAFLGHGIGRALLRHIIAQARVRGMTSLWLETGSTPEFAPAVRLYASEGFRECGPFDGYALDPFSVFMTRTL is encoded by the coding sequence GTGCGCCCGGGCCTCACGATCCGTCCCGACGATCTGACCGGCCAGGCCACGCTGCGGCTGATCGCGCGTCACCTCGCGGGAATGCACGACTCGTCGCCGGCGGAGAGCGTCCACGCCCTGGATGCCGCCGCCCTGACCCACGAGTCGATCTCCTTCTGGTCAGCGTGGGAGGGTGACCGGCTCGCGGGCATCGGCGCGCTCAAGACGCTGGATGCCGCGCGTGGCGAGATCAAGTCGATGCGCGTCGACGACGCCTTCCTCGGCCACGGGATCGGCCGTGCGCTGCTGCGCCACATCATCGCGCAGGCACGGGTACGCGGCATGACGAGTCTGTGGCTCGAGACGGGCTCGACACCGGAGTTCGCGCCGGCGGTGCGCCTGTACGCGAGCGAGGGGTTCCGGGAGTGCGGACCTTTCGACGGGTACGCACTCGATCCGTTCTCCGTGTTCATGACCCGCACGCTCTGA
- a CDS encoding phosphoglyceromutase, giving the protein MTAPYTLILLRHGQSEWNKTNQFTGWVDVRLTEQGEAEAARGGELLAESGILPDVLHTSLLSRAIQTANIALDTADRLWIPVKRTWRLNERHYGALQGKDKSQTLEEFGQEQFMLWRRSFDVPPPPLPADDRYSQVDDPRYTGIDGEVPHTESLKLVIDRMLPYWHSDIVPDLQAGKTVLVTAHGNSLRGLVKHLDGISDADIAELNIPTGIPLVYKLDENLRPLAPGEYLDPDAAAAGAAAVANQGAQKG; this is encoded by the coding sequence ATGACCGCGCCCTACACGCTGATCCTCCTTCGTCACGGCCAGAGCGAGTGGAACAAGACCAACCAGTTCACGGGGTGGGTGGATGTCCGCCTCACCGAGCAGGGCGAGGCTGAGGCCGCCCGCGGCGGCGAACTGCTCGCGGAGTCCGGCATCCTGCCCGACGTTCTGCACACCTCGCTTCTCAGCCGTGCGATCCAGACCGCGAACATCGCCCTTGACACCGCGGATCGGCTCTGGATCCCCGTCAAGCGCACGTGGCGCCTCAACGAGCGCCACTACGGCGCCCTGCAGGGCAAGGACAAGTCGCAGACCCTCGAGGAGTTCGGCCAGGAGCAGTTCATGCTCTGGCGTCGCTCGTTCGACGTGCCGCCGCCGCCGCTTCCCGCCGACGACCGGTACAGCCAGGTCGACGACCCCCGCTACACCGGCATCGACGGCGAAGTGCCGCACACCGAGTCGCTCAAGCTCGTGATCGACCGCATGCTGCCGTACTGGCACAGCGACATCGTCCCCGACCTGCAGGCGGGCAAGACCGTGCTGGTCACGGCGCACGGCAACTCGCTGCGCGGACTCGTGAAGCACCTCGACGGGATCAGCGACGCCGACATCGCGGAGCTGAACATCCCCACCGGCATCCCGCTGGTCTACAAGCTCGACGAGAACCTGCGGCCGCTCGCACCGGGGGAGTATCTCGACCCCGACGCCGCGGCAGCCGGTGCCGCGGCCGTGGCGAACCAGGGTGCGCAGAAGGGCTGA